One Vitis vinifera cultivar Pinot Noir 40024 chromosome 8, ASM3070453v1 genomic window carries:
- the LOC100263604 gene encoding glucomannan 4-beta-mannosyltransferase 1 isoform X1, with protein sequence MRNLVLQEPEVRVTDDVTSSLSYAWQCIRVPVIAPLLWFAIFVCAAMSIMLFIERVYMAIIILCVKVMRKKRYTKYKLDTMKEDLELNKSYPKVLIQIPMYNEKEVYKLSIGAACSVSWPSDRFIIQVLDDSTNEALRVMVELECRKWIDKGVNVKYETRNNRNGYKAGALREGLQKQYVEDCEFVAIFDADFQPEENFLWRTIPFLLENPGLGLVQARWKFVNADECLMTRLQEMSLDYHFSVEQEVGSSTCSFFGFNGTAGVWRIQAINDAGGWKDRTTVEDMDLAVRASLKGWKFLFVGDLSVKNELPSTFKAYRYQQHRWSCGPANLFRKMTKEIILCEKVSTWKKFHVIYAFFFVRKIIAHWVTFFFYCVVIPLSVLVPEVALPKPIAIYIPATITFLNAVCTPRSLHLVVFWILFENVMSLHRTKAAIIGLLEANRVNEWVVTEKLGNLMKQKNAKASKKSRSRVGERIHLLELIMGMFMLHCAIYNLLFREDHFFIYLILQAGAFFIMGFGYVGTFVSN encoded by the exons ATGAGAAATTTAGTTCTTCAAGAGCCTGAGGTGAGAGTGACCGATGATGTTACAAGCAGTTTGAGCTATGCCTGGCAGTGCATACGAGTTCCAGTCATTGCACCACTTCTCTGGTTTGCAATTTTCGTGTGTGCAGCAATGTCTATTATGCTTTTCATCGAGCGGGTTTATATGGCAATTATAATCTTGTGTGTGAAGGTGATGAGGAAGAAAAGATACACCAAGTATAAGTTGGACACCATGAAAGAAGACCTAGAGCTTAATAAAAGCTACCCCAAGGTGTTGATCCAAATTCCTATGTATAACGAAAAGGAG GTTTACAAGCTTTCCATTGGAGCAGCATGCAGTGTTTCATGGCCTTCTGATCGCTTCATAATTCAGGTTCTTGACGACTCCACCAATGAAGCCTTGAGg GTGATGGTCGAGTTGGAGTGCCGGAAATGGATAGACAAAGGAGTGAATGTGAAATATGAGACTAGGAACAACAGGAATGGCTACAAGGCTGGTGCTCTTCGGGAAGGTTTACAGAAGCAATATGTTGAAGATTGTGAGTTTGTAGCAATCTTCGATGCAGATTTTCAGCCAGAGGAGAATTTTCTTTGGAGGACCATTCCTTTCCTGCTAGAGAATCCAGGGTTGGGCTTGGTTCAGGCTAGATGGAAATTTG TGAATGCGGATGAATGTCTAATGACCCGACTCCAGGAGATGTCACTAGACTATCACTTCAGTGTTGAGCAAGAAGTGGGCTCCTCGACATGTTCCTTCTTTGGGTTCAACG GTACCGCTGGTGTTTGGCGGATTCAAGCAATAAATGACGCTGGCGGATGGAAAGATCGAACCACAGTGGAAGACATGGATCTTGCAGTCAGGGCTAGCCTTAAGGGTTGGAAATTTCTCTTCGTGGGGGATTTATCC GTGAAAAATGAACTACCCAGTACCTTCAAGGCATATCGATATCAGCAGCATCGCTGGTCTTGTGGCCCAGCTAACCTTTTCAGGAAAATGACCAAGGAAATCATTCTCTGCGAG AAGGTATCAACCTGGAAGAAATTTCATGTCATCTATGCATTCTTCTTTGTGAGGAAGATAATCGCGCACTGGGTCACTTTCTTCTTTTACTGTGTGGTTATCCCATTAAGCGTTTTAGTTCCTGAAGTCGCTCTCCCAAAGCCGATAGCCATTTATATTCCAGCAACCATTACATTTCTAAACGCAGTCTGCACTCCCAg GTCTTTGCATCTGGTTGTCTTTTGGATCCTGTTTGAGAATGTCATGTCACTCCATCGAACTAAGGCGGCAATTATAGGACTTCTAGAAGCCAATCGTGTCAATGAATGGGTTGTGACTGAGAAGCTAGGCAACCTAATGAAACAAAAGAATGCCAAAGCATCAAAGAAATCACGATCTCGAGTAGGAGAAag GATCCATTTATTGGAGCTGATAATGGGGATGTTTATGCTACACTGTGCAATCTATAATCTCCTATTTAGAGAAGACCATTTCTTCATATATCTCATACTGCAAGCTGGAGCTTTCTTCATAATGGGATTTGGATACGTGGGGACATTTGTATCCAACTAG
- the LOC100263604 gene encoding glucomannan 4-beta-mannosyltransferase 1 isoform X2, which translates to MRKKRYTKYKLDTMKEDLELNKSYPKVLIQIPMYNEKEVYKLSIGAACSVSWPSDRFIIQVLDDSTNEALRVMVELECRKWIDKGVNVKYETRNNRNGYKAGALREGLQKQYVEDCEFVAIFDADFQPEENFLWRTIPFLLENPGLGLVQARWKFVNADECLMTRLQEMSLDYHFSVEQEVGSSTCSFFGFNGTAGVWRIQAINDAGGWKDRTTVEDMDLAVRASLKGWKFLFVGDLSVKNELPSTFKAYRYQQHRWSCGPANLFRKMTKEIILCEKVSTWKKFHVIYAFFFVRKIIAHWVTFFFYCVVIPLSVLVPEVALPKPIAIYIPATITFLNAVCTPRSLHLVVFWILFENVMSLHRTKAAIIGLLEANRVNEWVVTEKLGNLMKQKNAKASKKSRSRVGERIHLLELIMGMFMLHCAIYNLLFREDHFFIYLILQAGAFFIMGFGYVGTFVSN; encoded by the exons ATGAGGAAGAAAAGATACACCAAGTATAAGTTGGACACCATGAAAGAAGACCTAGAGCTTAATAAAAGCTACCCCAAGGTGTTGATCCAAATTCCTATGTATAACGAAAAGGAG GTTTACAAGCTTTCCATTGGAGCAGCATGCAGTGTTTCATGGCCTTCTGATCGCTTCATAATTCAGGTTCTTGACGACTCCACCAATGAAGCCTTGAGg GTGATGGTCGAGTTGGAGTGCCGGAAATGGATAGACAAAGGAGTGAATGTGAAATATGAGACTAGGAACAACAGGAATGGCTACAAGGCTGGTGCTCTTCGGGAAGGTTTACAGAAGCAATATGTTGAAGATTGTGAGTTTGTAGCAATCTTCGATGCAGATTTTCAGCCAGAGGAGAATTTTCTTTGGAGGACCATTCCTTTCCTGCTAGAGAATCCAGGGTTGGGCTTGGTTCAGGCTAGATGGAAATTTG TGAATGCGGATGAATGTCTAATGACCCGACTCCAGGAGATGTCACTAGACTATCACTTCAGTGTTGAGCAAGAAGTGGGCTCCTCGACATGTTCCTTCTTTGGGTTCAACG GTACCGCTGGTGTTTGGCGGATTCAAGCAATAAATGACGCTGGCGGATGGAAAGATCGAACCACAGTGGAAGACATGGATCTTGCAGTCAGGGCTAGCCTTAAGGGTTGGAAATTTCTCTTCGTGGGGGATTTATCC GTGAAAAATGAACTACCCAGTACCTTCAAGGCATATCGATATCAGCAGCATCGCTGGTCTTGTGGCCCAGCTAACCTTTTCAGGAAAATGACCAAGGAAATCATTCTCTGCGAG AAGGTATCAACCTGGAAGAAATTTCATGTCATCTATGCATTCTTCTTTGTGAGGAAGATAATCGCGCACTGGGTCACTTTCTTCTTTTACTGTGTGGTTATCCCATTAAGCGTTTTAGTTCCTGAAGTCGCTCTCCCAAAGCCGATAGCCATTTATATTCCAGCAACCATTACATTTCTAAACGCAGTCTGCACTCCCAg GTCTTTGCATCTGGTTGTCTTTTGGATCCTGTTTGAGAATGTCATGTCACTCCATCGAACTAAGGCGGCAATTATAGGACTTCTAGAAGCCAATCGTGTCAATGAATGGGTTGTGACTGAGAAGCTAGGCAACCTAATGAAACAAAAGAATGCCAAAGCATCAAAGAAATCACGATCTCGAGTAGGAGAAag GATCCATTTATTGGAGCTGATAATGGGGATGTTTATGCTACACTGTGCAATCTATAATCTCCTATTTAGAGAAGACCATTTCTTCATATATCTCATACTGCAAGCTGGAGCTTTCTTCATAATGGGATTTGGATACGTGGGGACATTTGTATCCAACTAG